GGAAGCGCTGCGACGCGCGGCACGGGCTGGAGTTCGATCACGTGATTCCGGTGGCCCGCGGGGGTGAATCAACCGTGGCCAACGTGCGCCAGCTCTGCCGCGCCCACAATCAGTACGTGGCCGAACGGGAATTCGGCCAGGACTTCATGAATGGCAAACGACAGGCGGCCGCCGAGGCGCGGGCCGCCGGCACGCCGTGATCCGGCGTCGTCTAGACGCGCTCCACCAGCACCGCCATTCCCTGTCCGCCGCTGACGCAGAGCGTCGCGATGCCATAGCGGCCCTTCACGCGCTCGAGCTCGTGGAGAAGCGTCACCAGGATGCGCGTGCCGCTGCAGCCGGTGGGATGGCCGAGCGCGATGCCGCCGCCATTCACGTTGAGGCGCTCGCGGTCGAAGTGCAGATCCCGATCGCAGGCCAGCACCTGCGAAGCGAACGCCTCGTTCAGCTCGACGAGATCGACGTCCTCGAGCCTCAGCGATTGCTTCTCGAGAAGCTTTTTCACCGCGGGCACCGGGCCGATCCCCATCCGCGCCGGATCCACGCCCACGCTCACCGCGCCGAGCATCGCGGCCTGCGCGGTCACCCCATGCCGCCGCGCCGCCTCCTCGCTCATCACCAGGATCGCGGCCGCGCCGTCGGTGATCGCGGACGCATTGCCGGCGGTGATCGAGCCGGAGCTACTAAAAACCGGCCTAAGCTTCGCCATCTCGTCGAGCGAGGCGTCGGCGCGAAAATGCTCGTCGCGCTCGACCGTGACCGCCCGCTTTCCCTCGCCGACCGTGATCGGCACGACTTCGCGAGCGAATCGGCCCTCGTTCCACGCGCGGGCGGCGCGGCGATTGGACTCGAGCGCATAGCGATCCTGCTCCTCGCGCGAGATCCGGTATTCGATCGCCAGTGTCTCGCTGGTCTCTCCCATTAATAGATTACAAAGTGGGCAGAGATAGCCGTCGCGATACATCGCGTCGAGCAGCGGCTCGTCACCCAGCTTCTTCCCCCAGCGCACGTCCATCGCCAGAAAGGGAATGCTCGACATGTGCTCGGTGCCGGCCGCCAGCACCACCTGCGAATCGCCGAGCCGCACGCTCTGCGCGGCCGACACCGCCGCCTGCAGGCCCGAGGCGCACGCCTTGTTGATCGTGAACGCCGGGACCGAGTCGGCGAGGCCCGCGCGACGCCCCACCTGCCGGGCGAGGTTGGGGCCATTTCCAGCCTGGCGCGCGTGGCCGACGATCACCTCGTCGATCGCGCCCGCGGGTACTCCGGCGCGCTCGAGCGCCGCGGCGGCCATGCGACCGCCCAGCTCGGCGGCGGAAGAACCGGCCAGCCCGCCGCCGAAGTTGCCGATTGGCGTGCGCACGCCGCCGGCGAGAACGACGCGCCCGCTCACCGGCCGCGTCGCGGAGCGGCTCGCCGGCTCTTCGAGGCCGAACGCCGGGTGCGCGAAGCGTTCGCCGCAGCACGCTTCACCGGCTTGCGGCGGCTCGCGGCCGCGACCGCGCGCTTCTTGCGCTCGAGCGTGCGCCGCTCGGCCTCGCGCAGATGTCCGGAGGCCGGGCGCAATCTCACGCGCTCGGGATCGTTGGAGCGCAGGGGCTTCCGGCGCGTTCCCGCAGGACCCTCGCCGCGAACCGTCGCGGTCTTGCGGCGCGCCTTCGCCGCACCGGCGCCGTTCGTGCCCGCCGACTTCTTCGGCTTGTACGCCGGCTTGATCGCCACGCGGCTGGTCGCGCGCGCGGCCTTGCGCGCCGGGCTGCGCATCGCGGCCTGATGCGGCGAGTCGTCCTCGTAGGACTCCGCCAGGTCTTCCGGTGCCGGAGCGTGGCGCGGGCCGCTCTCGCGGAACAGCACCACGTTTCCATCCGGATCTTCGATCTCGGCGAAGCGACCATACCGCTGCTCGACCGGCCCGCCGCTGAAATCGAGGCCGCGGCCGATCAGCTCGTGGTGCAGCTCCTCCAGGCTCGGCGCCGCCAGCCCGACTACGATCGGCTGCGCGTTGTGGCGAAGCTCGTCGGTCGCGGAGACGCGCGGATGCAGCGTGAGCCGGGTCGCGCCGGTGTCGAACTCCGTCCACCAGGTGGACTGGACGAGCGGCCTGAGTCCGAATCGATCGCGATAGAAGGTGGTGGCCGTCACCATGTCGCCCACGTTCAGGATCAGCGAATTGAGCGTGGGTCCGGCGCCGGATGGCGCGGGCGTCGAAGGCTGCAGCAGCGAGATCAGGTTGCCGTCGCCATCGAAGTAGCTGGCGGCGCGACCGAGATCGAAGTTCTCGATCTCCTCGGGGTCGAGGCCCTGCTCGTGAAGCTCGGCCAGCGCCTCCTCGAGATCTTCGGTTTCGAAGCGCCCGATGATTCCCTGGCGCTTGGGATCGTCGACCCGGCGAAGGGCGAGCGAGGCGCCGGCGGTGTCGAAGGCGATCCAGCCCCGCGAGGTGGCGCGAGCCGGAAGCCCGAGCCCGCGTTCATAGAACTCCCGCATGTCGTCGAAGCGGTCGGTGAATATCGCTACGTAAATCAGCCTGCGCATGAAGGCAATTACTCCAAATTCATCCAGACGCTCTTCACCTGCGTCACGTCGCGCAACGAGTCGGGGCCGAGATCGCGCCCGAATCCGGATTGCTTGAAACCCCCGAAAGGCATGCCGGGATCATAGAAATTGTAGAGATTCACCCACACCGTGCCGGCGTTGATCCGCCGCGCCACCTGGTGGGCCTTCTTCACGTCGCGGGTCCACACGCCGGAAGCGAGCCCGAACTCCACGTCGTTGCCCTTCTGGACCGCGTCGTCGACGTCGTCGAACGCGATCACCGCCAGCACCGGGCCGAAGATCTCCTCCTGCGCGACACGCATGGAGTTCTCGACGTGGTCGAGCACCGTTGCCTGCACGAACGCGCCCTTGCCGTTCACCGGCTGGCGCTCTCCGCCGGCGACCAGCTTCGCGCCTTCCTGGACCCCGATCTTCACGTAGTCGAGCACGCGATTCATCTGCTTCGCGCTGACCAGCGAGCCCAGCCGCGTCTTGGGGTCGAGCGGATCGGCCGGCACCAGCTTCCTCGCGCGCTCGGTCAGCTTCGCCACGAACTCGTCGCGGATCGAGCGCTCGACCAGCACGCGGGAACCGGCGGCGCAGACTTCGCCCTTGCCGTAGAAGATGCCGGTGGTGGCGCCGCGCACCGCAGCCTCGAGATCGGCGTCGGCGAACACGATGTTGGGCGACTTGCCGCCCAGCTCGAGCGTGAGCTTCTTCACGCTCTCGGCGCCTTCCCGCATGATCAGCTTGCCGACCTCGGTCGACCCGGTGAACGAGATCTTGTCCACGCCCGCATGCCGCACCAGCGCCATGCCGACCACGCTGCCCGGACCGGGCACCACGTTGAGCACGCCCGGCGGCAGGCCGGCCTCGAGCGCCAGCTGGCCGATGCGGATCGCGGTGAGCGGCGTTTCGGCGGCCGGCTTCAGCACCACGCAGTTGCCGGCGGCCAGCGCGGGCGCGCACTTCCACCCCACCATGATCATCGGGAAGTTCCACGGAATGATCGCGCCGATCACGCCGATCGGTTCGCGCAGCGTGTAGGTGAACCAGCTCGGGCTCACCGGAATGGTGTCACCGTAGAGCTTGGTGGCCCAGCCGGCGAAGTAGTGGAAGCAGCTCGCCACCATCGGCACGTCGATCTGGCGCGATTCGAAGATCGGCTTGCCGTTGTCGAGCGTTTCGAGCCGCGCGATCTCGTCGGCGTGCTCGAGGATCAGATCGCCGAGCTTCCACAGGATGCGCTGGCGTTCCGCCGGCCGCATGCGCGGCCAGGGTCCGCTCTCGAACGCCGCGCGGGCGGCGCGCACCGCGCGCTCGACATCCTCGATGCCGGCTTCCGCCACGGTGGTGATCACTTCCTCCGTGGCGGGATTGGTGGTGGTGAAGGTGCGGCCGGAGGCGGCGTCCACCGCTTCGCCGTTGATGATCAGTCGCGCGGGGGCCACCGGCGCGAGCGTGTCGGTCATGATTTTTTTCTCCAGAGAATCAAAGGCCTAAGACAGTCAAACCTAAATCTTATTCGCGGCGCGCCAGCGCCGAATCGCGGCCGCGTGATGGCGATCGTGCGCGTGCAGCGCTTCCATCATCCAGCCAAATGGATGCTCCGGTTGCCAGATCGTGGACGGCTCCTCGGGAACCGTGGCCAGCCGTTCCTGCAGCTCGCGGCGCGTGGCGTCGAGCAGCCCCAGCGCCTGCTCCCAACTGTGCGAGCGCAGCTCGCCGACTTCGCGCGCGTTGAGCTGCGCGTACTCCGGCGCCTCGTGGCCGCGCCAGCTCGGCTGCGCGCCGCTGATCGCCGCCTCCATCTCGCGCACCCGGGCGCGATCGCGCGCCACCAGATGGAGCACGGTCTCGCGCGCGTTCCACTTCCCCTGCCCCATCGGCCGTTCCGCGTCGCGTGGGGTGAGGCCGGCGATCGCGTCGAGCAGCTCGGCGCGCGCCGTGGCCAGCGCCGAGATCACTCGCGCGCGCGTCCAGGGCTCGGCGGCGGGCTCACCGGCGGCGCGTGCGGCGATGTCGGACGGCATGGAAACCTCCTCGATCAGGTGTGGGACGCGGTCTCGCTGGGCGTTCCGCCGGCGCGCGCCTGCTTGAGGCGCCCGGCGTGGTGACGATCGTGCTTCGAGAGAATGCGCACCAGCCAGCCGAGCGGATGTTCGGAAGTCCAGATCTCGGCCGGCTCCTCGGGCAGCGACTGAAGAGCCTCGATCAGCGCCTCGCGCGCCTGCTGCAACATCCGCTTCGCCGTTTCCCAGTCGTGTCCGGCGAGCTCGCGCTGCGACGATTCGTTCTCGGCCAGGATGTCGTCCATGGTGTGGGGCGGCCGGATCCCACGCTGATAGGTCTTTTCCACCCAGGGCAGCATCTCACGATCCCAGTAGTAGACGTGGAGCACGACCTGGCGGGGCGACCACTTGCCGTCGGCGATCGGGACCTCGGCCGAGGCGGCGGTCATGCCCTGGACGGCCGCCGAAAGCTCGACCCGTGCGCGCACCAGATCGAACAGGGCGAGATCCTTGGCGGTGGCCGTGGCGAGAGCGCCGGCGAATGGTTTCGCGGCCGGGCGCTTGCGCGCGCCCGCGCGTGCTTTCGCGGCGCGCGGCTTCGAGCGCCTCACGAGTTTGAGGGCGGGCTTCTTCTTCGGGGCGCGCTTCCCGCCCGGCCGTCTCGCAACCGGTCGCTTCGCGGCGGACTTCCTGGCCGCCGATCTCCTCGCGGCTGCTTGCTTCGAAGCGGATTTTCGGGCGGGCCGCTTCCCGGACGGCTTCTTCGCCGGGCTCATGACGCGCCCTCGTACTCGTAGACTCCGCGGCCCACCTTGCGCCCGAGCCGGCCTGCCGCCACGTACTGCTCCATGAGCGGGCAGGGACGGAATTTCTCGCCCAGGCTCCGGTGCAGGAATCTGAGAATCGCGAGGCGCGTGTCGAGGCCCACCAGATCCACCAGCTCGAACGGCCCCATCGGATGGTTGAGACCGAGCTTGAGAGCCTTGTCGATGTCGCGCGCCGAGGCCACGCCTTCCTGCAGCATGTAGAAGGCCTCGTTGCCGATCATGGCGTTGATGCGACTGGTCACGAACCCCGGAGACTCGCGCACCACTACGCACTCCTTCTGCATCGCCGCGCCGACTTCACAGGCGACGGCGAGGGTCTGGTCGCTGGTCTCGAGCGCGCGGACGATCTCGAGGAGCTTCATTCGCGGCACCGGATTGAAGAAGTGCATGCCGATCACGTGCCCGGGCCGGCGGGTGGCGGCGGCCATCTCGGTGATCGAGAGCGACGAGGTGTTGGAGGCGAGGATCGCCTGCGGCGGCGCCGTGCGATCGAGCTGAGCGAACAGCTGCACCTTGAGCTCGATGTTCTCGGGCGCCGCCTCGATCACCAGATCGGCGCGACCCACCGCCTCGGCGAGTGCGCGCACCGTCTCGAGATTCTTCTGTGCGGCCGCGGCCGCCGGTCCTTCGACCTTGCCGATCGCCACGCCCTTCTCGAGATTGGCGGAGATGTCGGCCGTCGCACGCTCGAGCTGCGCTCCGTCGGGATCCTGCAGCAACGTGCGGAAGCCCCCGAGTGCCGACACGTAGGCGATGCCGCGACCCATGATGCCGGCACCCAGCACGGCGATGGTTCGCACGCTCACCGCCCCGCCAACAACTCCGCTCGTGCTAGCCAAGCAGGCCGCCGTGACGCGCACCGCGCCACGCGGCCGGAAGGGCGAGCGCGGCGAGCGCGGCCTTGATCGCGTCCCCGGGCAGGAAGGGCAGCACGCCGGCGATCGCCACCTGCGACGCGGGCACGAAGCGCGAGAACCAGGAGGCGCCAAGCGCGAAGATGACCGAGCTGCCGATCAGCATGGCGAGAAACGTCGAGAGGAATCGGCGATCCCAGCCGCGCGACGCGAGCCAGCCGGTGAGTGCGGCGGCGAACGGGAAGGCGATGAGATAGCCGGCGGTCGGGCCCGCGAACACGATCGGGCCGCCGCTTAATCCGGCGAACACCGGCAGCCCGAGCGCTCCTTCCATGAGATAGAGCGCCTGCGCCAGGAATCCCCGGCGCGGGCCGAGCAGAGCGCCGCTCAACAGCACGGCAAAGGTCTGTCCCGTGATCGGAACCGGCGTCCAGGAGACGGGAATCGCGATTTGCGCGGCGAGCGCGGTGAGGATGCTCGCGACAACCACCAGCAGCGTGTTTTCGAGCGCGCCGGCTCCCGGCCACGCGACATCGGCGAGCGTGATGGTGCGAGTGCTGGACATGGCAACCTCGATCGGAGAGCCCGCGGCCGGAAGCGCGTGAGCCCGAGCCGTGAGGCGGCAGGACCCATCGACAGCCGCGTGGACCGGCGAAACTAGCACGCGATTGCGGGTCCGGCAACCTCGCTATGCTAGGTTTCCGGCGCCATGGCCGACAGCATTCGCATCGCCAACGCGGGTGGTTACTGGGGAGACGATCTCCGCCAGTTTCGGCGCCAGGTCGAGCTCGGTCCCGTCGATTACGTGACGCTCGATTTCCTTGCCGAGATCACCATGTCGATCATGCAAAAGCAGCGCGCGCGCGATCCGCGCGCCGGCTACGCGCGTGACTTCGTGGCGCAGGTGCGCGAGACGCTGCCGCTGCTGC
This DNA window, taken from Candidatus Sulfotelmatobacter sp., encodes the following:
- a CDS encoding HNH endonuclease, translating into KRCDARHGLEFDHVIPVARGGESTVANVRQLCRAHNQYVAEREFGQDFMNGKRQAAAEARAAGTP
- a CDS encoding thiolase family protein gives rise to the protein MSGRVVLAGGVRTPIGNFGGGLAGSSAAELGGRMAAAALERAGVPAGAIDEVIVGHARQAGNGPNLARQVGRRAGLADSVPAFTINKACASGLQAAVSAAQSVRLGDSQVVLAAGTEHMSSIPFLAMDVRWGKKLGDEPLLDAMYRDGYLCPLCNLLMGETSETLAIEYRISREEQDRYALESNRRAARAWNEGRFAREVVPITVGEGKRAVTVERDEHFRADASLDEMAKLRPVFSSSGSITAGNASAITDGAAAILVMSEEAARRHGVTAQAAMLGAVSVGVDPARMGIGPVPAVKKLLEKQSLRLEDVDLVELNEAFASQVLACDRDLHFDRERLNVNGGGIALGHPTGCSGTRILVTLLHELERVKGRYGIATLCVSGGQGMAVLVERV
- a CDS encoding VOC family protein yields the protein MRRLIYVAIFTDRFDDMREFYERGLGLPARATSRGWIAFDTAGASLALRRVDDPKRQGIIGRFETEDLEEALAELHEQGLDPEEIENFDLGRAASYFDGDGNLISLLQPSTPAPSGAGPTLNSLILNVGDMVTATTFYRDRFGLRPLVQSTWWTEFDTGATRLTLHPRVSATDELRHNAQPIVVGLAAPSLEELHHELIGRGLDFSGGPVEQRYGRFAEIEDPDGNVVLFRESGPRHAPAPEDLAESYEDDSPHQAAMRSPARKAARATSRVAIKPAYKPKKSAGTNGAGAAKARRKTATVRGEGPAGTRRKPLRSNDPERVRLRPASGHLREAERRTLERKKRAVAAASRRKPVKRAAANASRTRRSASKSRRAAPRRGR
- a CDS encoding aldehyde dehydrogenase family protein, with product MTDTLAPVAPARLIINGEAVDAASGRTFTTTNPATEEVITTVAEAGIEDVERAVRAARAAFESGPWPRMRPAERQRILWKLGDLILEHADEIARLETLDNGKPIFESRQIDVPMVASCFHYFAGWATKLYGDTIPVSPSWFTYTLREPIGVIGAIIPWNFPMIMVGWKCAPALAAGNCVVLKPAAETPLTAIRIGQLALEAGLPPGVLNVVPGPGSVVGMALVRHAGVDKISFTGSTEVGKLIMREGAESVKKLTLELGGKSPNIVFADADLEAAVRGATTGIFYGKGEVCAAGSRVLVERSIRDEFVAKLTERARKLVPADPLDPKTRLGSLVSAKQMNRVLDYVKIGVQEGAKLVAGGERQPVNGKGAFVQATVLDHVENSMRVAQEEIFGPVLAVIAFDDVDDAVQKGNDVEFGLASGVWTRDVKKAHQVARRINAGTVWVNLYNFYDPGMPFGGFKQSGFGRDLGPDSLRDVTQVKSVWMNLE
- a CDS encoding DinB family protein codes for the protein MPSDIAARAAGEPAAEPWTRARVISALATARAELLDAIAGLTPRDAERPMGQGKWNARETVLHLVARDRARVREMEAAISGAQPSWRGHEAPEYAQLNAREVGELRSHSWEQALGLLDATRRELQERLATVPEEPSTIWQPEHPFGWMMEALHAHDRHHAAAIRRWRAANKI
- a CDS encoding DinB family protein is translated as MRRSKPRAAKARAGARKRPAAKPFAGALATATAKDLALFDLVRARVELSAAVQGMTAASAEVPIADGKWSPRQVVLHVYYWDREMLPWVEKTYQRGIRPPHTMDDILAENESSQRELAGHDWETAKRMLQQAREALIEALQSLPEEPAEIWTSEHPLGWLVRILSKHDRHHAGRLKQARAGGTPSETASHT
- a CDS encoding 3-hydroxyacyl-CoA dehydrogenase NAD-binding domain-containing protein; translation: MSVRTIAVLGAGIMGRGIAYVSALGGFRTLLQDPDGAQLERATADISANLEKGVAIGKVEGPAAAAAQKNLETVRALAEAVGRADLVIEAAPENIELKVQLFAQLDRTAPPQAILASNTSSLSITEMAAATRRPGHVIGMHFFNPVPRMKLLEIVRALETSDQTLAVACEVGAAMQKECVVVRESPGFVTSRINAMIGNEAFYMLQEGVASARDIDKALKLGLNHPMGPFELVDLVGLDTRLAILRFLHRSLGEKFRPCPLMEQYVAAGRLGRKVGRGVYEYEGAS
- a CDS encoding biotin transporter BioY; the encoded protein is MSSTRTITLADVAWPGAGALENTLLVVVASILTALAAQIAIPVSWTPVPITGQTFAVLLSGALLGPRRGFLAQALYLMEGALGLPVFAGLSGGPIVFAGPTAGYLIAFPFAAALTGWLASRGWDRRFLSTFLAMLIGSSVIFALGASWFSRFVPASQVAIAGVLPFLPGDAIKAALAALALPAAWRGARHGGLLG